Proteins from a single region of Malassezia restricta chromosome IV, complete sequence:
- a CDS encoding U3 small nucleolar RNA-associated protein 5, with protein sequence MAKNKGAKPPKSRPASTSALSQPLKSEHGAQITAFSHDTALFAQVTQAVDRARLRVYAADKAGVLADFLLPETTACHALAWVLLDPHTETEGLSSKKRKALAKAESQSESSASTPSEHVALGLSDGSILIYSPYTARVVYVLVASMQDSSASALTSLAFRDDYLWGMTANGWVHGWAMSKLGSASQVERVPPAKHFLPDSKSPMSHLACAEPGPSHCLITAHHALALYDVQPDRPSLLHTFTGHATPVQHTAWTGDHSFVSAAAEDRHLYCWFTHMSHAGAMITLDAPARRLLAWMETDTCVLLVVSERGTAQLYRMPHEAPKAKGLAVLTPCAHIQTSFDASELIDVTRTPGGVLRYARVVKGFKVVLDEAPLYDGDALKSVIAFTTSAATKPDVALSGTQRYKDVPGAAGTRVELPAHAAATASLLGTEGGLLPDESAADPHDEALQDGDMNEPTLAQRLKALKVQRGEAATSRGADGMDDEDDEDTAAPVGGASLASSLTQALHSGDHALLTSCLVHSDPVLIRTTVRRISGPLSVRLLEACVDRLNRGGVKSKGALGSARARGIVEWIHQTLTFHTAYLMSLPNLVSRLSQLHHSLAARLASHERLLALKGRMELVMNQIDMQMSYTADEANMSVQGQKLGKRSSASELDGRQQAVHEQQQGHTWVEPDDDEEQVEEIGLSGGDDITFDDEDAEQDVDEDVEDMDEDEVDEDSDASVDDDDEDEDSGMDDDDDASDDEEDEDDDALDE encoded by the coding sequence ATGGCGAAAAACAAGGGCGCCAAGCCTCCCAAGTCGCGGCCCGCGTCGACATCGGCACTGTCTCAGCCATTAAAGTCAGAGCATGGTGCTCAAATCACGGCCTTCTCGCATGACACGGCTCTTTTTGCGCAGGTCACGCAGGCTGTCGACCGAGCTCGTCTTCGTGTCTATGCTGCAGACAAAGCAGGTGTCTTGGCCGATTTTCTTCTTCCCGAGACCACTGCCTGTCATGCACTGGCATGGGTCTTGCTCGATCCGCATACTGAAACAGAGGGACTTTCTTCGAAAAAGCGAAAGGCACTCGCCAAAGCTGAATCGCAGAGCGAGTCATCCGCTTCGACACCATCCGAGCATGTGGCTCTCGGCCTGTCGGATGGCTCGATACTTATCTACTCACCGTACACTGCACGTGTGGTGTACGTCCTTGTTGCCTCGATGCAAGACAGCTCGGCGTCGGCCTTGACGTCGTTGGCGTTCCGCGATGACTATCTGTGGGGTATGACGGCAAACGGCTGGGTCCATGGCTGGGCCATGTCCAAGCTCGGATCAGCTTCACAGGTCGAGCGTGTCCCACCCGCGAAGCACTTTTTGCCGGACAGCAAGTCGCCCATGTCGCATCTCGCCTGCGCCGAGCCTGGCCCATCTCACTGCCTGATCACAGCACACCACGCATTGGCGCTGTACGACGTGCAGCCTGACCGTCCATCGCTACTACATACATTTACGGGACATGCAACTCCCGTGCAACATACGGCATGGACAGGCGATCATTCCTTTGTCAGTGCCGCAGCCGAAGACCGTCATTTGTACTGCTGGTTTACGCACATGTCTCATGCCGGTGCGATGATCACGCTCGATGCACCGGCTCGTCGGCTGCTGGCGTGGATGGAGACAGATACTTGCGTGCTTCTCGTCGTGTctgagcgcggcacagccCAGCTGTACCGCATGCCGCACGAGGCCCCCAAAGCCAAGGGTCTGGCCGTGCTCACACCGTGCGCCCATATCCAAACATCGTTCGATGCCTCAGAGCTGATCGATGTCACTCGCACACCGGGAGGCGTCCTGCGGTATGCACGCGTCGTGAAAGGATTTAAggtcgtgctggacgaagcaCCCTTGTATGACGGCGACGCTCTCAAGTCGGTGATTGCTTTCACCACTAGTGCCGCTACCAAACCTGATGTTGCATTGAGTGGCACGCAGCGGTACAAAGATGTGCCTGGTGCAGCAGGCACGCGTGTCGAGcttccagcgcacgcagctgcgACGGCATCACTCCTTGGCACAGAGGGTGGTCTCCTGCCCGATGAATCAGCGGCGGATCcgcacgacgaggcactGCAGGATGGCGACATGAATGAGCCAACGCTTGCTCAGCGACTCAAGGCTTTGAAGGTCCAGCGCGGCGAAGCTGCGACAAGTCGCGGTGCAGACGGCATggatgacgaagacgacgaagatACAGCCGCGCCTGtgggcggcgcctcgctAGCGTCGTCTTTGACTCAGGCGCTGCACTCGGGCGATCATGCTCTGCTTACGTCTTGTCTTGTGCACTCGGATCCTGTGCTCATCCGCACGACAGTGCGCCGTATTTCTGGACCGCTGTCCGTGCGCCTTCTTGAGGCGTGTGTTGACCGCCTGAACCGCGGTGGTGTTAAAAGCAAAGGAGCTCTGGGCAGTGCCCGGGCGCGTGGCATTGTAGAATGGATTCACCAGACACTGACGTTCCACACTGCCTATCTCATGTCGCTTCCGAACCTCGTGTCGCGTCTGTCACAACTGCATCACAGCCTGgctgcgcgcctcgcgtcGCATGAACGACTCCTCGCTCTCAAGGGCCGCATGGAGCTTGTTATGAACCAAATCGATATGCAAATGTCGTACACGGCTGACGAGGCCAACATGTCCGTCCAGGGCCAAAAACTGGGGAAGCGGTCATCAGCGTCAGAATTAGACGGCCGGCAACAAGCGGTGcatgagcagcagcagggtCATACCTGGGTCGAGCCggacgatgacgaagagcaAGTCGAAGAGATTGGTCTTTCCGGCGGCGACGATATCACCTtcgatgacgaggatgcgGAGCAAGATGTCGACGAGGATGTGGAAGACATGGACGAAGATGAGGTCGATGAGGATAGTGATGCGTctgtcgacgacgacgatgaagacgaagaCTCgggcatggacgatgacgacgatgcctccgacgacgaggaggacgaggatgacgacgccctcgacgaATAA
- a CDS encoding beta-glucan synthesis-associated protein KRE6 has translation MSHHHRRSTDMAFIMDAYGQQPSTSMSFMAEDDTWGSDRDTSSHTLLPPTSSQATDSYIFNATKNVPALDPLTRSLPSQRASNETTIPAWHHSSSGNESAFDDTFTYVISRSKDSSIYDDEDLFTDMHSSYLRHSNQSRISMTDEDNIVSQYIQPPSSPKLVHRRPTESNTPVFERQGLRRQRTIMSDSGDSFDMISAYGSDQDSLFKYDDDPFRSHKPKWSAAGLAYTVSSPSRPKHLTDKHVLPADYHSATLAGGQMDDFLETDREWDETTLKLHQYWSLRGTLNVSVLILIVLCVLMLFMGYPVLHEASQQKLRDTLKTPVDDQPRSLSGLRTSLIDPDTPPEARTSKNSYTNKTMKLVFSDEFNQDGRSFYPGEDPFWEAENLHYWQTENYEWYHPSAITTANGSLVITLSQHPLHNLFFRGGMLTSWNKFCFTGGKLEARLILPGRNNVSGLWPAVWTMGNLGRAGYGASTEGLWPYSYDSCDVGTLPNQTYLASQGGGPLAAETTGRYVEDFGPYLSYLPGQRLSRCTCLDSTEHPGPRHEDGTWVGRSAPEIDLIEALGNNGEGEHGQTSMSLQVAPFDAAYNVTDPSGLIATNGSTHASKLNDYTGAVFQQAVSAKVNTSDSAYTLTDHQFDTYAFEYNPGTSKDSYIKWFISNEEVFRIEAHALGPNKATEIGARPIPEEPMYLIMNLGISQSFNWINWDVLSEDWNNDPSNYRMLIDYVRVYQDEDKISEDSISCSPSKFPTAEYIEKHMEAYTNPLLTSWVEAPERGGYNHTFPPNVLLGQCK, from the coding sequence ATGAGCCATCATCATCGCAGGTCGACGGATATGGCATTCATCATGGACGCCTACGGACAGCAGCCTAGCACGTCTATGTCATTTATGGCGGAAGATGACACATGGGGATCAGATAGAGATACCTCGTCACATACCTTGTTGCCTCCAACCTCATCACAGGCTACCGATTCCTATATTTTCAATGCTACCAAAAATGTACCAGCCTTGGATCCTTTGACACGTTCACTGCCATCGCAACGGGCCTCAAACGAAACGACAATACCAGCCTGGCATCACAGTTCGTCAGGTAACGAGTCAGCTTTCGATGACACATTCACCTACGTAATTTCACGCTCAAAAGATTCGAGCATATACGATGATGAGGACCTGTTTACGGACATGCATTCATCGTACTTGCGCCATTCTAATCAATCGAGAATCTCGATGACGGACGAGGACAATATTGTCAGTCAGTATATCCAGCCACCGTCCTCACCAAAGCTTGTTCACCGCAGACCTACCGAGTCTAATACGCCTGTATTTGAACGGCAAGGACTGCGTCGCCAAAGAACGATAATGAGCGACAGTGGTGACTCTTTCGACATGATTTCTGCGTACGGAAGTGACCAAGACTCGCTTTTCAAATATGACGATGACCCATTCCGCTCTCACAAACCCAAATGGTCTGCGGCAGGTCTAGCCTATACCGTTTCTTCTCCCTCTCGTCCAAAGCACCTGACTGACAAGCACGTACTTCCTGCCGACTATCACTCTGCAACGCTCGCCGGTGGACAGATGGATGATTTCTTAGAGACTGATCGCGAATGGGACGAGACTACACTCAAGCTGCATCAGTATTGGTCGTTGCGTGGCACTCTCAATGTATCTGTGCTCATTTTGATCGTGTTGTGCGTCTTGATGTTATTTATGGGATACCCGGTCCTGCACGAAGCATCCCAGCAGAAACTTCGGGATACGCTAAAAACGCCAGTCGATGATCAACCTAGATCATTGTCAGGCCTGAGAACGTCGTTGATTGATCCTGATACACCCCCCGAGGCACGGACTAGTAAAAACTCGTATACCAATAAGACCATGAAATTGGTGTTCAGTGATGAATTTAATCAAGATGGTCGAAGTTTTTACCCTGGTGAAGATCCGTTCTGGGAGGCAGAAAATTTACATTATTGGCAAACGGAAAACTATGAATGGTACCATCCTTCTGCTATCACGACAGCGAATGGGAGCCTCGTTATCACTCTTTCCCAACATCCGTTGCATAATCTCTTTTTTCGGGGCGGTATGTTGACATCCTGGAACAAGTTTTGTTTTACGGGCGGAAAGCTCGAAGCACGCTTGATTTTACCTGGTCGAAACAACGTATCAGGTCTCTGGCCCGCGGTTTGGACGATGGGCAACTTGGGTCGGGCAGGTTACGGTGCTTCAACAGAAGGATTGTGGCCCTACTCGTATGACTCGTGCGATGTCGGCACGTTGCCTAACCAGACGTACCTTGCCAGTCAAGGAGGGGGACCGCTGGCAGCGGAAACAACAGGCCGTTACGTCGAGGACTTCGGCCCGTACTTGAGCTACCTGCCGGGTCAGCGGCTCAGTCGATGCACATGCCTTGACAGTACAGAACACCCAGGGCCTCGGCATGAAGATGGCACTTGGGTCGGCCGGTCTGCTCCAGAAATCGATTTGATCGAAGCGCTGGGAAACAACGGTGAGGGAGAGCATGGTCAGACGTCTATGTCTCTTCAGGTCGCGCCTTTCGATGCTGCTTACAACGTGACAGATCCATCGGGCCTCATTGCCACGAACGGAAGCACGCATGCGTCGAAGCTGAATGATTATACTGGTGCAGTATTCCAACAGGCTGTGTCAGCCAAGGTAAATACGTCAGATTCGGCCTACACACTCACAGATCATCAGTTCGACACATATGCATTTGAATACAATCCCGGAACATCCAAAGATTCCTACATCAAGTGGTTTATTTCCAATGAAGAAGTGTTTCGGATTGAAGCGCATGCCTTGGGACCGAACAAAGCCACTGAGATTGGCGCACGACCGATCCCGGAAGAGCCTATGTACCTGATTATGAATTTGGGCATTTCACAGTCGTTCAACTGGATCAATTGGGACGTCTTGAGCGAGGACTGGAACAATGACCCGTCGAACTACAGAATGCTTATCGACTATGTCCGAGTGTATCAAGACGAAGACAAAATTTCTGAGGACAGCATTTCGTGCAGTCCTTCCAAATTTCCCACCGCGGAGTACATTGAAAAGCACATGGAAGCATACACGAACCCATTACTCACGTCCTGGGTCGAAGCACCGGAAAGAGGTGGATACAATCACACCTTTCCGCCGAATGTCCTTTTGGGGCAGTGTAAATAG
- a CDS encoding negative regulator of the PHO system: MNYVQLEKLGEGTYATVYKGRSRLTNEIVALKDIHLDAEEGTPSTAIREISLMKELRHTNVVRLHDVIHTESKLMLVFEFMEQDLKRYMDTHGNRGALDPVTVRSFTFQLLKGTAFCHENRVLHRDLKPQNLLINKRGELKLADFGLARAFGIPVNTFSNEVVTLWYRAPDVLLGSRTYSTSIDVWSAGCIMAEMISGVPLFRGRDNNDQLMQIIRILGTPDEHTIKRILQESPEIQYRPLPRLPKVPFQTIFPKVHPLAIDLLEKLLQFDPSQRLSADEALRHPYFTTSQAISNAPELS, from the exons ATGAACTACGTCC AACTGGAGAAGCTTG GCGAAGGCACCTATGCCACTGTGTACAAG GGGCGTTCGCGACTTACGAATGAGATTGTCGCACTCAAGGATATTCACCTAGACGCTGAGGAAGgcacgccctcgacggCCATCCGTGAGATTTCGCTTATGAAGGAGCTGCGTCACACGAATGTCGTCCGTTTGCATGACGTGATCCACACGGAGTCGAAGCTCATGCTGGTCTTTGAGTTTATGGAGCAGGATTTGAAGCGATATATGGATACGCACGGCAACCGCGGTGCCCTGGATCCCGTCACTGTCCGCAGCTTCACGTTCCAGTTGCTAAAGGGCACGGCGTTCTGCCACGAGAATCGTGTGTTGCATCGCGACCTGAAACCGCAGAACTTACTGATCAACAAGCGTGGGGAGCTTAAACTAGCAGACTTTGGCCTGGCGCGGGCATTTGGCATCCCAGTCAATACGTTCAGCAACGAAGTCGTGACCCTGTGGTACCGTGCACCGGATGTGTTGCTGGGCAGCCGCACGTACTCGACGAGTATTGACGTGTGGTCTGCCGGATGCATTATGGCAGAGATGATCAGCGGTGTCCCGCTCTTCCGCGGACGCGACAACAATGATCAGCTCATGCAGATCATCCGCATTCTGGGCACGCCCGACGAGCATACCATCAAGCGGATCTTGCAAGAGTCGCCAGAGATCCAGTACCGTCCGCTGCCCCGGCTGCCCAAGGTGCCATTCCAGACCATCTTTCCCAAAGTACACCCGCTTGCCATCGACTTGTTGGAAAAGCTGCTGCAATTCGATCCATCCCAGCGCCTGAGCGCTGACGAGGCACTGCGGCATCCTTACTTTACCACAAGCCAGGCGATTTCTAATGCCCCCGAGCTATCGTAA
- a CDS encoding cell division cycle 20, cofactor of APC complex — translation MMAPSTPTRAKGSAAALTRGLGMLSLDASSPLSNVSTNVRSPVRMNPMMKGTMPPAVSRREKEDRLPVQSMDMPDARGVVVMKDWDGPDGGVNSALMTRRRSATMVSRGDRYIPNRELVRRSVNKPFLDDSGGDTLSRPSSSDEAFTSEASDSPPALEGACQVDLGHRILSFSAAPPTSSSAASTAHARRYANKPKSTLPSSLLAAGRRRIPTAPERVLDAPAIVPDFYVNLLDWSSQNVIAIALQSAVHTWNSETGEAQFLLDLEEESERVGGGGGGLVTSLRWDAHGNILAVGTDRGYTQIWDVARGARLRTLRPSYEGGADASAINAAAWAMDGTLSVGYASGLIREHDVRQRTSETRSLEHAHTAQVCGLNWRGDSALLASGGNDNVVKVWDRRTHVAKMRKENHRAAVKALAWSPHNSSLLATGGGSADRCIHFWNTTQNTRVQTIQTGAQVTSLQWAPHYRELVSAHGVGTSESDAGALCVWAHPSGQKMAEVPDAHDGRVLHTTLSPDGQTLATVGSDESLKFWRLFEQAPELHKAQQQRAGLHAGSYKGFARTAPTRALR, via the coding sequence ATGATGGCGCCTTCTACACCCACGCGTGCCAAGGGGTCTGCAGCCGCCCTCACCCGTGGTCTGGGCATGCTATCGCTGGATGCGTCATCACCCCTGTCCAATGTATCGACCAATGTGCGCTCCCCGGTGCGAATGAACCCCATGATGAAAGGCACGATGCCACCAGCGGTCTCGCGTCGTGAAAAAGAAGATCGCCTGCCCGTGCAGTCGATGGACATGCCGGATGCACGAGGCGTCGTTGTTATGAAGGACTGGGACGGTCCGGATGGCGGCGTGAATAGTGCCCTGatgacgcgtcgccgcagTGCGACTATGGTGTCGCGCGGCGATCGCTACATTCCCAATCGCGAGCTTGTGCGCCGCAGTGTGAACAAGCCTTTTTTGGACGACAGTGGCGGCGATACACTGTCGCgcccgagcagctcggACGAGGCGTTTACCTCGGAGGCCTCGGATAGTCCCCCGGCGTTGGAGGGCGCCTGCCAAGTCGACCTGGGTCATCGGATTTTGTCTTTTTCTGCCGCACCGCCGACGTCAAGTAGTGCGGCAAGCACGGCCCACGCGCGGCGCTACGCCAACAAGCCCAAAAGCACACTGCCCAGCAGTCTCTTAGCCGCGGGACGTCGTCGGATCCCGACGGCGCCGGAACGtgtgctcgatgcgccagcgatTGTGCCTGACTTTTATGTGAATTTGCTCGACTGGTCGAGCCAGAATGTGATTGCGATTGCGCTGCAGTCGGCCGTGCACACGTGGAATAGTGAAACAGGGGAAGCTCAGTTCCTGCTGGACCTGGAAGAGGAGAGCGAAcgcgtgggcggcggcggcggtggccTCGTGACGAGTCTGCGTTGGGACGCGCACGGCAACATTCTCGCGGTGGGCACCGACCGTGGCTATACCCAGATTTGGGACGTGGCGCGTGGTGCGCGactgcgcacgctgcggcCCAGCTACGAAGGAGGCGCCGATGCATCGGCGATCAATGCAGCTGCGTGGGCCATGGACGGCACGCTGAGTGTCGGCTATGCCAGTGGCTTGATTCGAGAGCATGATgtgcggcagcgcacgTCAGAGACGCGCTCGCTGGAGCATGCACACACGGCCCAGGTGTGTGGGCTGAACTGGCGCGGTGACagtgcgctgctggcgagCGGAGGCAATGACAATGTCGTCAAAGTATGGGACCGACGTACCCATGTGGCCAAGATGCGCAAAGAGAACCACCGCGCAGCAgtcaaggcgctcgcgTGGTCGCCGCACAACAGCAGCTTGCTTGcgacgggcggcggcagtgCAGACCGCTGCATCCACTTTTGGAATACGACGCAAAACACGCGCGTTCAGACCATCCAGACGGGGGCGCAAGTGACGTCATTGCAGTGGGCGCCCCACTATCGCGAGCTCGTCTCAGCCCATGGCGTCGGCACGTCCGAGTCGGATGCGGGGGCGCTGTGTGTTTGGGCGCATCCCTCCGGTCAGAAGATGGCCGAGGTGCCTGATGCGCATGACGGCCGTGTCCTGCACACGACGCTGAGTCCGGATGGACAGACACTAGCGACCGTCGGCAGTGACGAGAGTCTCAAGTTCTGGCGCCTATtcgagcaggcgcctgAGCTGCACaaggcacagcagcagcgtgctgGACTGCATGCCGGCTCGTACAAAGGTttcgcacgcacggcgccgaccCGCGCACTGCGTTAG
- a CDS encoding ferredoxin-2, mitochondrial, translating into MRLRRPFSSRFPGLADHDSMRCGSELIKRAMAQQMPRIAWHAHSRVAYTPVAARLSRSLVPLRSLTTTPPRCHGGITRPAPGTGIKVTFRDSQGKDIKTVEANDGDDILSIAHEYDIDLEGACEGSIACSTCHVILEEDVFDQLEEPCDDENDMLDLAFGLTDTSRLGCQVHVTRNLDGLVVQLPSATRNMYVDGARGGH; encoded by the coding sequence atgcgacTACGCCGGCCTTTTTCCTCGCGCTTTCCTGGCTTGGCCGACCACGACAGCATGCGTTGCGGAAGTGAGCTGATcaagcgcgccatggcgcagcagatgccgcgcatcgcatggcatgcgcatAGTCGAGTCGCCTATACCCCTGTAGCGGCCCGCCTGTCGCGATCCCTGGTCCCTCTACGCTCGCTCACAACGACGCCACCACGGTGCCATGGTGGCATTacgcgcccagcgccggGCACTGGGATCAAGGTGACATTCCGTGACTCGCAGGGCAAGGACATTAAAACGGTCGAGGCGAATGATGGCGATGATATCCTGTCTATCGCACATGAATACGATATCGATCTGGAGGGAGCATGTGAGGGATCTATCGCGTGCTCGACGTGCCATGTGATTCTTGAAGAGGACGTTTTTGATCAGCTTGAGGAGCCTTGTGATGATGAAAATGATATGCTGGATCTGGCCTTTGGTCTGACAGACACATCTCGCCTTGGATGCCAGGTGCACGTTACGCGCAACTTGGATGGTCTCGTTGTACAGCTACCGTCCGCTACCCGCAATATGTACGTGGATGGCGCGAGAGGCGGCCATTAG
- a CDS encoding glucose transporter, with protein sequence MRGAGMRRPPGWVCMVAWIVLAPFHFGYGVSQLNALEKVWVCKPSTTTACLGMTEDEFGLATAMFTIGGTIASLLCAPAARYAYAGRRACLLMCASLALVSSLLLSTTTTTKMISMARLVYGLCAGIAIVQTPLYLQELAPPAIRGAIGTLNQLAVVMGIFTAQLVGTWAVTTHHPWQRVPQVSAAVALIQLIVGYVWACESPGWLEGDGTALGVGSAAAAAQIRSRLGCTDGVYERVHAQDAPILGADERPPRTWAQGIRIVVVTQVAQQLSGVNAIMYYSTGIMSRVLPHLAPFVGLLITLVNIIMTLPPLWLIDDARFGRRRLLLFSATSMGLCCFVLAWALMRSYAWLSSVSILLVMASFAVGLGPVPFVMLPEVLPPSHVSLGSSIGLGLNWLTNIVVALSFQPLRRLLGAWDGQTGSLVFVVLGVLNLAFASLIRRMYTT encoded by the coding sequence atgcgtggcgcaggcatGCGCAGACCACCGGGATGGGTGTGTATGGTGGCATGGATCGTGCTGGCGCCATTTCATTTCGGATACGGCGTGTCGCAGCTGAATGCCCTGGAAAAAGTATGGGTGTGCAAGCCGAGTACCACGACGGCGTGTCTGGGCATGACGGAGGACGAATTCGGACTGGCCACGGCCATGTTTACCATCGGAGGCACCATCGCTTCTCTGCTGTGCGCACCAGCCGCACGATACGCGTATGCGGGGCGCCGTGCATGTCTTCTCATGTGTGCGTccctcgcgctcgtcaGCAGCCTTCTGCTGTCGACCACGACCACGACCAAGATGATCTCTATGGCGCGGCTTGTGTACGGTCTCTGCGCTGGGATTGCGATTGTACAGACGCCATTATACCTCCAAGAACTCGCGCCTCCCGCGATCCGTGGCGCGATCGGCACACTCAATCAGCTAGCGGTGGTCATGGGCATTTTTAcggcgcagctggtggGCACTTGGGCCGTGACTACGCATCACCCCTGGCAGCGAGTGCCGCAAGTGAGTGCTGCGGTCGCTCTGATCCAGCTGATCGTTGGCTACGTATGGGCATGTGAGAGTCCCGGATGGCTCGAGGGGGACGGCACTGCGCTGGGCGTCGGATCTgccgcggcagcagcgcagATCCGGTCTCGACTGGGGTGCACGGACGGGGTGTATGAGCGCGTACACGCGCAGGATGCTCCGATACTGGGCGCAGacgagcggccgccgcggaCATGGGCGCAGGGTATCCGAATCGTGGTCGTGACGCAGGTGGCACAGCAGCTCAGCGGTGTGAACGCCATCATGTACTACAGCACGGGCATCATGTCGCGTGTTCTGCCGCATCTTGCGCCCTTCGTGGGTCTGCTCATTACGCTCGTGAATATCATCATGACGCTTCCGCCGCTCTGGCTCATCGATGACGCGCGCTtcggccgccgccgactCTTGCTCTTTTCCGCGACGAGTATGGGTCTTTGCTGCTTTGTGCTTGCATGGGCGCTGATGCGGTCGTATGCATGGCTCAGTTCCGTGTCGATTCTTCTCGTGATGGCCAGCTTCGCCGTCGGACTGGGCCCCGTGCCGTTTGTCATGTTGCCCGAAGTGCTTCCTCCGTCGCACGTGTCGCTTGGATCTTCGATCGGCCTGGGCCTCAACTGGCTCACGAACATCGTGGTGGCGCTGTCGTTCCAaccgctgcgccgcctgctcggGGCCTGGGACGGCCAGACGGGCAGTCTCGTCTTTGTCGTGCTGGGGGTACTCAACCTTGCTTTCGCCTCGCTCATACGGCGTATGTACACAACCTAA
- a CDS encoding DEAD/DEAH box helicase translates to MACHGGSRIGLLARRIWPARICMRTIKTHAKDPFESLGLPSNLCQQLHAALPHISTPTPVQAALIPAMLSPRDVILRAHTGSGKSFAVLLSLLARPRLLFKDRSDATPGISALVLVPSNELAYQYMRWARELMPAELGAHMDAVIQCMVRGDAALSSIEAQSERLRRTPPHILVGTPARIEECLASGPQGAHLLGVYTWRTLVLDEADALLRLPGRFPSAKQRWKHLVHPSPGLHVLDTIMRARATYSGGERILSAGLERHAPLHGGDKRPPEPIRRTQYRGAEKTTELARPMERTKDDVPLQLVCTSATANAVLRHFFGARTGWLRTNTRETRHTAQWIDMTGMSGRISAVDAPKAGVMPREISHVCLVVHDVHGVPQWSDLDTAPNKEHRHDARMPDVASDATPLLPEHAVDTLLLESLAYVYAYEGVRHGLALIPARWSVRRVHDELASLGVPVRIVTPGEAPASPDEEVLYLLQSTSARGLDLPGLSHVFLVGIHAVQDAIHYTHVAGRVARIHASGPRPPGQVVTLLRAHAPSEHKMARMYARVGVEVRAMKPRTP, encoded by the coding sequence ATGGCGTGTCATGGTGGCTCACGTATCGGGCTTTTAGCCCGGAGAATATGGCCTGCAAGAATATGTATGCGAACCATTAAAACGCATGCCAAGGATCCGTTTGAGTCGTTGGGGCTCCCAAGCAATTTGTGTCAGCAGCTTCATGCAGCGCTCCCACATATTTCGACTCCCACACCCGTGCAGGCTGCCTTGATTCCTGCTATGCTGTCGCCCCGCGATGTCATTTTGCGTGCGCATACTGGATCAGGGAAGAGTTTCGCCGTTCTGTTATCCCTTCTTGCTCGTCCTCGCTTGCTATTCAAGGATCGATCAGACGCCACACCAGGTATATCTGCCCTTGTGCTCGTGCCATCCAATGAATTGGCTTACCAGTACATGCGCTGGGCTCGTGAACTGATGCCAGCCGAGCTAGGTGCACATATGGATGCCGTGATTCAGTGCATGGTTCGCGGTGATGCCGCCTTGTCCTCGATCGAGGCCCAATCCGAGCGGCTGCGCCGAACGCCTCCACATATTCTTGTGGGCACACCGGCTCGGATCGAGGAGTGTTTGGCGTCGGGACCGCAAGGTGCGCATCTCTTGGGCGTCTATACCTGGCGGACCCTCGTGTTAGACGAGGCAGATGCTTTGCTTCGTCTGCCTGGTCGCTTCCCCAGTGCCAAGCAGCGCTGGAAACATCTTGTGCATCCGTCGCCCGGCCTGCATGTGCTAGATACCATTATGCGTGCACGAGCAACGTATTCGGgtggcgagcgcatcctGTCGGCAGGACTAGAACGGCATGCACCTCTACATGGCGGCGACAAACGTCCACCCGAGCCGATCCGGCGCACGCAGTACCGTGGCGCGGAAAAGACGACCGAGCTGGCTCGGCCGATGGAGCGCACGAAAGACGATGTGCCCCTGCAGCTCGTATGCACGAGTGCTACGGCGAATGCCGTACTCCGGCACTTTTTCGGAGCGCGAACAGGATGGCTGCGTACGAACacgcgcgagacgcgtcATACGGCGCAATGGATCGACATGACGGGTATGAGCGGTCGTATCAGTGCTGTTGACGCGCCCAAGGCTGGTGTCATGCCGCGGGAAATCTCGCATGTGTGTTTGGTGGTGCACGATGTGCACGGTGTTCCGCAGTGGAGTGATCTAGACACCGCGCCGAATAAGGAACACcgacacgatgcgcgcatgccggACGTAGCGTCAGACGCCACGCCCCTGTTGCCTGAGCATGCCGTCGATACCCTGTTGCTGGAGTCGCTAGCCTACGTGTATGCGTACGAAGGCGTGCGGCATGGCCTCGCCCTCATACCTGCTCGCTGGAGCGTTCGTCGTGTGCACGATGAActggcgtcgctgggcgTACCGGTGCGCATTGTGACGCCTGGCGAGGCGCCTGCGTCACCCGACGAAGAAGTGCTGTACCTGCTGCAGAGCACAAGTGCCCGCGGCCTGGACCTGCCAGGTCTATCGCACGTGTTTCTCGTGGGCATCCATGCGGTTCAGGATGCTATACACTATACACACGTGGCCGGGCGTGTCGCACGGATTCACGCATCGGGGCCCAGACCGCCTGGCCAAGTGGTCACACTGCTGCGggcacatgcgccgagTGAACACAAGATGGCGCGGATGTATGCGCGTGTTGGCGTCGAGGTGAGGGCCATGAAGCCGCGCACACCCTAA